One genomic window of Fusarium fujikuroi IMI 58289 draft genome, chromosome FFUJ_chr01 includes the following:
- a CDS encoding probable alanine--tRNA ligase, cytosolic: MAESELKWPAARVRKTFLEYFEQRGHTIVPSSSVVPHNDPTLLFTNAGMNQFKPIFLGTIGKTDPMAGLKAAVDSQKCIRAGGKHNDLDDVGKDSYHHTFFEMLGNWSFGDYFKKEAISYSWELLTKVYGLDPDRLYVTYFEGDEKLKLEPDLEAKELWLSVGVPEDHILPGNMKDNFWEMGDQGPCGPCSEIHYDKVGGGRNAASLVNMDDPMVVEVWNNVFMQYDRQKDGSLKSLPAKHIDTGMGYERLVSALQDTVSNYATDCFTPLFQKIQEVTGARPYADKYGKDDADGIDTAYRVVADHIRTLSFSIADGAVPNNDGRGYVVRRVLRRGVRYARKYFNADIGAFFSKILPALVDQMGEQFPELVKKQQDIKEILDEEEVAFARTLDRGEAQFEKYAAEATKGGSKKLEGDVVWRLYDTFGFPVDLTRLMAEERSLEIDDAEVEAARIKAREASKAVKESVQTFSKLNVHQISELEKDLKAERTNDDAKFAQGDTKGKVQLIYDGQSFLKSTKDVPEKTALGLLIDKTNFYAESGGQVADTGRIVIDDVAEFKVLDVQNYGGYILHNGYIEYGTLSSGDDVLCEYDELRRSPIRNNHSGTHILNHSLREVLGDDVNQKGSLVDNEKLRFDFSHKTGVKIEELKKIEDMSNSYIRRKDKIFSKEVDLELARQIEGCRAVFGETYPDPVRVVSIGRDIDEMLADPKKKEWRQYSVEFCGGTHVEQTGLIKDLILIEESGIAKGIRRIIAYTGEAAHQVQREADEFSKKIDALDKLPFGPEKEAQVKAVSVELSQLTISTLTKDEFNKRFQKISAAVTAEQKKRQKAESKTALDIVQKYFEANKDAKWFVGRLPVGATGSKALPDVVKHYQGKDKEKTVYLFAGSKEEGAVAHGVYVGTHLASQGVTAEQWAASVSEIIGGRSGGKEPVRQGQGTKPENIDEGVETATKWLNEKLKL; the protein is encoded by the exons ATGGCCGAGTCGGAGCTCAAGTGGCCCGCTGCGCGCGTGCGCAAGACCTTTCTCGAGTACTTCGAGCAGAGGGGTCACACAATTG tCCCCTCTTCATCGGTCGTCCCTCACAATGACCCCACCCTACTCTTCACCAATGCCGGCATGAACCAGTTCAAGcccatcttcctcggcacCATTGGCAAGACGGATCCTATGGCCGGCCTCAAGGCCGCTGTCGACAGTCAAAAGTGTATCCGTGCTGGTGGCAAGCACAACGATCTCGACGATGTCGGCAAGGATAGCTATCACCACACATTCTTCGAGATGTTGGGTAATTGGTCTTTCGGCGACtacttcaagaaggaggctatTTCATATTCCTGGGAACTTTTGACAAAGGTCTATGGTCTGGACCCCGATCGTCTCTACGTCACATACTTCGAGGGTGAcgagaagttgaagctggagcCCGATTtggaggccaaggagctctGGCTCTCGGTTGGTGTTCCCGAGGATCATATCCTTCCTGGAAACATGAAGGATAACTTCTGGGAGATGGGTGACCAAGGTCCCTGTGGTCCTTGCAGTGAGATCCACTACGACAAGGTCGGTGGAGGCCGCAATGCTGCCAGCCTCGTCAATATGGATGATCCTATGGTTGTTGAGGTTTGGAACAACGTTTTCATGCAGTATGATCGACAAAAGGACGGAAGCCTCAAGTCTCTCCCCGCCAAGCATATCGACACCGGTATGGGCTACGAGCGACTGGTTTCTGCCCTCCAGGATACAGTTTCCAACTATGCCACCGATTGCTTCACCCCTCTCTTCCAGAAGATCCAGGAGGTCACTGGCGCCCGACCCTACGCTGACAAGTATGGCAAGGATGATGCCGATGGCATTGATACCGCCTACCGTGTAGTTGCTGATCACATCCGAACCCTTTCTTTCTCCATCGCTGACGGCGCTGTTCCCAACAATGACGGTCGAGGTTACGTTGTCCGACGTGTACTAAGACGAGGTGTGCGATATGCTCGAAAGTATTTCAACGCCGATATCggcgccttcttctccaagatcttgccTGCACTTGTTGACCAGATGGGCGAGCAATTCCccgagcttgtcaagaagcagcaagaCATTAAGGAGATtctcgatgaggaggaggtcgCCTTTGCCCGCACTCTGGATCGTGGTGAGGCTCAGTTCGAGAAGTATGCTGCCGAGGCCACTAAGGGCggctccaagaagctcgagggtGATGTTGTCTGGCGACTTTATGACACTTTCGGTTTCCCCGTGGACCTTACCCGATTGATGGCTGAAGAGCGAAGCCTCGagattgacgatgctgaggtCGAGGCTGCTCGAATCAAGGCTCGTGAGGCCAGcaaggctgtcaaggagTCTGTCCAAACtttctccaagctcaatgtGCACCAAATCtccgagctcgagaaggatctTAAGGCTGAGCGAACTAACGATGACGCCAAGTTTGCTCAGGGTGACACCAAGGGTAAGGTCCAGCTCATTTACGACGGCCAATCCTTCCTTAAGTCGACCAAGGACGTACCCGAGAAGACTGCTCTGGGTCTTTTGATCGACAAGACCAACTTCTACGCCGAATCAGGTGGTCAGGTCGCTGACACTGGACGCATCGTCATTGACGATGTTGCCGAGttcaaggttcttgatgttCAGAACTATGGCGGCTATATCTTACACAACGGTTATATCGAGTATGGTACACTATCCTCTGGTGACGATGTTCTCTGCGAGTATGATGAATTGCGCCGATCTCCTATCCGCAACAACCACAGCGGTACTCACATTCTGAACCATTCCCTGCGGgaggttcttggtgatgatgtcaaCCAGAAGGGTTCTTTGGTGGACAACGAGAAGCTCCGTTTCGATTTCTCTCACAAGACTGGCGTCAAgattgaagagctcaagaagatcgaaGACATGTCGAACTCATACATTCGCCGTAAAGACAAGATCTTTTCTAAGGAGGTTGATCTGGAGCTTGCTCGCCAGATTGAGGGCTGTCGTGCTGTCTTTGGCGAGACCTATCCCGATCCTGTGCGTGTTGTCTCCATCGGCAGAGATATCGATGAGATGCTCGCCgatcccaagaagaaggaatggCGTCAGTACAGTGTTGAGTTCTGCGGCGGCACCCACGTTGAGCAGACTGGGTTGATTAAGGACCTCATCCTTATTGAGGAGAGTGGTATCGCAAAGGGTATTCGCCGTATCATTGCCTACACTGGTGAGGCTGCTCACCAGGTTCAGCGTGAGGCTGATGAATTCTCAAAGAAGATTGATGCTCTCGACAAGTTGCCATTCGGtcctgagaaggaggctcaAGTCAAGGCCGTGTCTGTGGAGCTCAGCCAGCTAACCATCTCGACCTTGACGAAGGACGAGTTCAACAAGCGTTTCCAAAAGATTTCTGCTGCTGTGACTgctgagcagaagaagcgccAGAAGGCCGAGTCCAAGACTGCGCTTGATATCGTCCAGAAGTACTTCGAGGCTAACAAGGATGCTAAGTGGTTCGTTGGTCGCCTGCCTGTCGGTGCCACCGGCAGCAAAGCCCTGCCTGATGTGGTCAAGCACTATCAGGGTAAAGATAAGGAGAAGACTGTTTATCTGTTTGCTGGTagcaaggaggagggtgCCGTTGCACATGGTGTTTACGTTGGAACT CATCTTGCTTCTCAGGGCGTCACTGCTGAGCAATGGGCTGCCTCCGTGTCGGAGATTATTGGTGGCCGATCGGGCGGCAAGGAGCCTGTACGACAAGGCCAGGGCACTAAGCCTGAGAACATTGACGAAGGTGTTGAGACTGCGACAAAGTGGCTCaacgagaagctgaagctgtaA
- a CDS encoding related to HRD3-involved in degradation of Hmg2p: MRQSIVWVLLLWQVTTGLGTNVKHYDETYKDKNLEGAGQNQYIASPKTDVGVDQSQPAGPQPGAELVDAARIELTKAPQPLHRRKRRPSGLVGTALRYILKAIPSGPATAPSQSQETTVNGAVAKAVELLEQAAQQNNSDALYLLAEINFFGNYSYPRNLEVAFNNYHQLATVYGNSTAQYMLGVYYSTGIGNVVERDQAKALLYYTFAAIRGNARAEMATAFRHHAGVGTTKNCEAAVKYYKRVADKAIAWYRAGPPGGRSWIHQSWRISDDDGGIYGEGASASSSGMNAFKASPGSDANAAIDDVIEYLDLMSQKGDSKASYNLGRIYYDGQRGLERDVDLARKYFVLVALRYWKKDGRLSENPKPGIEKIASKAAGYLGRMYLRGDGVPQNFERAKVWFERGITQHDAQSQHGLGLMMLHGYGQKENVKRAMELFKSSADQDYAPALVQMGQLYLDQGGQEDVRIANNYFELAGRHGNIEAHYYIAEMIHHGVGREKHCPASLTYYKSVAEKAEPLVSSWGDANDAYEASDYELAFLEYLLAAEQGYEKAQTNVAYMIDSAQNGVSISSLLGQPREKSGLLKNPSLALVYWTRSSRQSNVDALVKMGDYYYHGIGTEEDITKAVQCYTGASDYSQSAQALFNLGWMHENGIGLVQDFHLAKRYYDHALEVNDEAYLPVTLSLLKLRLRSAWNTLTHGPIHSIQDEPKPKKDRSFSEWIANFLREDNQYYEEEHYTGGDLYDGALGDGQGTNDDDGVLESLLIIGVTFSLVFLLWWRQRLQQAHQQAEDARRREQGLPPNPRLDGPGPDFAGWGAAGGVVL; encoded by the exons AAGGATAAGAACCTTGAAGGAGCTGGACAGAATCAATATATCGCTTCTCCAAAGACCGACGTCGGTGTCGATCAAAGTCAGCCTGCTGGCCCGCAACCTG GCGCGGAACTGGTCGATGCGGCAAGAATAGAACTCACCAAAGCCCCTCAGCCTTTGCATCGCCGAAAGCGAAGACCTTCGGGGCTCGTTGGAACCGCTCTGCGTTACATACTTAAAGCCATTCCATCTGGTCCGGCAACAGCCCCATCGCAGTCCCAAGAGACCACAGTCAACGGCGCTGTCGCAAAAGCGGTTGAACTTCTGGAACAGGCCGCACAGCAAAACAACTCCGATGCTCTCTACCTGCTTGCAGAGATAAACTTCTTCGGCAATTATAGTTACCCAAGGAACTTGGAGGTGGCCTTTAACAACTACCATCAACTTGCAACTGTCTACGGAAATTCAACAGCCCAGTATATGCTGGGAGTCTACTATTCGACCGGGATCGGCAACGTTGTAGAGCGTGACCAAGCCAAGGCGCTCCTCTACTATACCTTTGCCGCTATTCGTGGAAATGCTCGTGCGGAGATGGCAACGGCCTTTAGACATCACGCTGGTGTTGGCACGACGAAGAATTGCGAGGCAGCTGTGAAATATTACAAGCGTGTCGCAGACAAAGCTATAGCTTGGTACCGAGCGGGCCCTCCTGGTGGTCGGTCCTGGATCCATCAGTCATGGCGAATTTCTGATGACGACGGAGGTATCTACGGAGAAGGCGCGAGTGCTTCAAGCTCAGGCATGAACGCATTCAAGGCTAGCCCTGGCTCTGATGCGAATGCCGCCATAGACGATGTGATTGAGTACTTGGATCTTATGTCTCAGAAGGGCGATTCGAAGGCCTCCTATAACCTCGGTCGCATATACTATGACGGCCAACGAGGCCTGGAACGAGATGTTGACCTAGCACGTAAGTACTTTGTTCTGGTCGCATTACGTTACTGGAAGAAGGACGGTCGCCTAAGCGAGAACCCAAAGCCTGGAATCGAAAAGATTGCCAGTAAGGCTGCTGGGTATTTGGGTCGGATGTATTTGAGAGGCGACGGCGTTCCTCAGAATTTTGAGCGGGCCAAGGTGTGGTTCGAGCGTGGCATTACACAACACGATGCTCAGTCACAACATGGCCTTGGTCTAATGATGCTTCATGGCTACGGCCAAAAAGAGAACGTGAAGAGGGCTATGGAGCTCTTCAAATCCTCAGCCGATCAGGATTATGCCCCGGCCTTGGTGCAGATGGGTCAACTTTACCTGGACCAGGGTGGCCAGGAAGATGTCAGGATTGCCAACAACTATTTTGAACTGGCCGGTAGGCACGGCAATATTGAAGCCCACTACTACATCGCAGAGATGATCCATCATGGTGTCGGACGAGAGAAGCATTGTCCTGCATCCTTGACGTATTACAAAAGCGTTGCCGAGAAGGCAGAGCCCCTGGTGTCATCATGGGGCGACGCCAACGACGCTTACGAGGCTAGCGATTACGAACTCGCATTCCTTGAGTATCTTCTGGCCGCTGAGCAGGGCTATGAGAAGGCCCAGACCAATGTTGCCTACATGATAGATTCTGCTCAAAATGGGGTTTCCATTTCGTCATTACTTGGACAGCCTCGAGAGAAGAGtggtcttctcaagaacccaTCTCTTGCTCTTGTTTACTGGACGCGATCTTCCAGACAGTCTAATGTTGACGCATTAGTAAAGATGGGTGATTATTATTACCATGGTATTGGTACTGAAGAAGATATCACAAAAGCTGTCCAGTGCTACACCGGAGCCTCCGACTACTCCCAGAGCGCACAGGCACTGTTCAACCTCGGTTGGATGCACGAAAACGGCATTGGTCTGGTACAAGACTTTCATCTCGCAAAGAGATACTACGATCATGCCCTAGAGGTAAACGATGAGGCATATCTACCAGTAACTTTGAGTCTCCTAAAGCTTCGCCTTCGAAGCGCTTGGAACACGCTGACACATGGACCGATACACTCGATCCAGGATGAGCCCA AGCCTAAGAAGGATCGCTCATTCTCCGAGTGGATCGCTAACTTCCTGCGAGAAGACAACCAATACTATGAGGAGGAGCATTACACCGGAGGTGATTTATACGATGGTGCTCTCGGCGATGGACAGGGAACAAATGACGACGATGGTGTCCTAGAAAGCCTCCTGATCATTGGGGTCACCTTTTCACTTGTCTTCTTATTATGGTGGAGGCAGCGGCTTCAACAGGCGCATCAACAAGCAGAAGACGCTCGAAGACGAGAGCAAGGCCTCCCCCCGAACCCTCGTCTCGATGGTCCAGGCCCCGACTTTGCTGGCTGGGGGGCCGCTGGAGGTGTAGTTTTGTAG